The Ignavibacteria bacterium DNA window AAAGATAATTTCGGCAATAAGGTTTCAGACCACGTTTTTAACATAGATATTCTTGAGGCTAACCTGTCAGGCCCCGAGCCCTTTACAAGAATGCTCCTTCCGGCCCTTGGCATTAACCTGCCAGGTGAACTCTCATTCTTCGGAAGCCTTTATATGGGCCTTAGCGACGGTATTACCCAGGGCTACAAAAAGGCCTCAGCCGACAGGCTCTATTCTTCAATATTCTACGGCAGCAGATTCTCCCCGAGGGAGGAAAATTCATGGTCAGGTATGGGAAAACTTACTTATAAGCTGACTCCTACCATGAAACTGGTATATTCTTATAACCGCTCGGTGGACATTAACCAGAACTCACAGTCGCTGCAGTCGAACCTTGAATACGTGGAGCCGAGCCCGGGCTACCAGTACGAATTCCAGAATATCCTGGATAATGCAAACGTCTATACGCACGACAATATTTATAATACTCTGACCTGGACGCACACATTAAATTCGAAGACATTCTATGAGCTTAAGATGGGTAAATATTTTACTCACCTGCGCTCTGATGCAAACGGGCTTAACTGGAAAGACTACATTGAACCAAAAGATATTACAAACTTCCCGCTGGAATACTATAATACTGGACGCGATACGATCGGCGTTATTCCGGGTGACGGATTCTGGGACGTGGGAAACCCGTACACATGGCACGACCACTACTTTGAAGAATTTTCCGTTAAGGGAGACCTTACAAGCTTCTTTGATGAAAAGAATAAATTCAAGGCAGGCTTTAACCTCTCGCTTACCGAAATGCAGCTTCTGGATATATATAAGCCGTGGATCGGTACGATGGGTCTTAATAACGACTATTATAAAGTCTATCCTGCAACGGGCGCTTTCTATGCGCAGGATAACATTAACTTCTCGGGTATGATACTTAACTTCGGGCTTCGTATGGACTACTGGTTCCCGGGCAAATACGTCGATGACGCAGTGGCCAATCCCGATGTAGTTACAATTCCGGATCAGATAAGAAAAGAATATTATGAAGATACATATAAGTTCTTCGGCAACAGACGCTTCAAGGCACGCCTTAGCCCGAGGCTTGGTATATCGCACCCGATTTCGGATAACCAGACCTTGTTCTTCTCATACGGGCATTTCAGCAAATGGCCCAAGCCGCAGTACGTTTATGCAAAGCTGAGCCCTTCGAGCGCAAAGTCCAGTTTCCAGAAATTCGGCAACCCGAACCTGAACCCTGAGACAACAGTCGCCTACGAGCTCGGTCTTAAGACACAGTTCTCGGAAAACGACGTAATGACAGTTACGGCATACTATAAAGATATCTTCGACTATATCTCAACGCGCTCAGCCGTAATTACTTCGGCCCGCTTTGCTTCGCAGAGCTTTATAACTTATACAAACCAGGATTATGCGCGCGCAAGAGGCCTTGAGTTTGAGTATAAGAAAAGAATCGGGAAGTCATTTAATGCCGTCGGCTCACTCTCATATGCAATTGTTACAGGCAAGAGCTCTTCGGCCGACGAAGGCGCTCTTGTTGTAAGAGGCGACCTGAATGAATCGATCAAGGAAAACTATACCGGATGGGACCGCCCTCTGACCGGATCACTGGTTATGAATTTCTACGTCCAGAAGGACGAACCGCTCTTCGGCTTTGCACCGGGACTTTTGGATGACTACAACATCTATCTCAAGTTCTTCTATGAATCGGGCAAAAGATATACTGCAGAACTCTTTACAGGCAGCTACGCACAGGATGGAAAACCTGAATACAGGACCGACATCTCCAACCGCTACGGTATGATTGCAAAGGACTGGTACTGGGTGGATCTGAACGTTGAAAAGTATTTTACTTTAGCGGGACTTAAAATGTCTGTATTCATGGAGGTAAATAATCTCCTGGATACCAAAAACTCGGCAATTATTAACCCTGTAACCGGGCGCGCTTATGAATACGGGGACCCTGTTCCCAACTCATGGAACGATCCCAGGTATCCGGACCTCCAGGCTCCACTTAATCCATACCCGGATAATCCGGCAAGATATCTAACTAGAAGAAATATTAAATTTGGTTTAAGCTTAAAATTCTGATATGAAGAAATTATTAATAATATTTTTTGTTTGTATGCTGAGCTTTGAAGCTAAAGCACAGCTTTTCCCAACCCTCGGCGGCCAGAGGGCCGGCATCTCGGCAGTCCAGTTCCTTAAAGTGGGCGTTGGCGGCAGAGCCGCTTCAATGGGAGATGCATTCGTTGCAGTTGCAAACGATGTCTCGGCTCTTTACTGGAACCCCGCAGGCCTCATACAGGCTCCAGCGGACCAGGTCATGTTCTCTCATAACGAGTGGCTCGTGGACTTAAAGCACGACTTTATTGGAGGCGTTTACCACTTCTCGTCAAATGATGCAGTGGGCGTTGCACTGACCTCGCTTCATACGAAGGAGATGGACGTAACTACTGAGACTCAGCCTTTCGGAACGGGTGAACACTTCACTTTCGGAGACGTTGCCTTTGCGGTTTCTTATTCAAGAAAGATGACAGAACAGTTCTCCTTCGGCGGCACCGTAAGATACGTCGAAGAGACTCTCGATAAGCTGAAAATGCGCGGCGTGATGATAGACCTTGGAACCTACTACTATACCGGCCTCGGAAGTTCAAGATTTGCCGTTACCGTAAGCAATTTCGGTAACAATATGGCCCCCGACGGTGAAGTTGTCCTGTGGGGCGGAAGGAAGGAATCACAGTGGCAGTCGTTTTCTCCTCCTACAATTTTCCGCATCGGCTTTGCATTCGAGCCTTACCAGTCGGAGGACCAGATGGTTACAACATCAATTCAGCTTAACCATCCGAACGACAACAGCGAAAACGTCTCGACCGGTATTGAATACAAATGGAAGAATATCTTCTTCGTACGCGGCGGATATAAGTTTAATGTTGAAGAACAGAACTACTCTTTGGGCGCCGGCGTAAGAATGCCGCTCAGGGTGGCTGACGTTACTTTTGATTATGCCTTCTCGAACTTTACACGACTCGGGTCGGCTCACAGATTTTCATTAATGCTGGGTTTGTAAATATGAATTATAAGAAATTTATACTGCCTGCCTTTATGGCACTGTTTTCTTTTATCGCAGTTGAGTGCGATTCAAATAAGCTGGATGTAAGCGATATCATTAACTCACAGTCGGACCAGAATGCAGGAAAAATCGGCGATACAGTTTATATAAAGCAGAACCCCGACTGGAAAGGCTTCAACAGGCCGATGGATATTATTATCGGGCATGAGCCTTTTGTTTATGTGGCCGATACATACAACGACCGCATTGTAATGATGAACCTTAACGGCGACGTTCTGGGCACAAAGAGCGTTAAGCATCCTGTGGCACTTGCACAGGACTTTCAGGATAACCTCATCGTATGCGCTTCACTCGACACAACAATCCAGGGGAGTGCTGTTTCCGTCAGTGCGGTTTACAAAATTGACCTTTATGCAAGCGGGCACAACATTGCATCGGCTCCTATTACAAGGCTCCTGCCGACAAACAGCGACTTCAGGTTTATTGATGAAATCAAGCGCCGCGAGTATACAGGCGTCTGCGTATTTTATGATAATTCTTTCTACGTAAGCAGAAAAGGCCCTGAAAACCAGAACACATTTGAGCCCGATAATTCGATACTGATTTTCCAGAAAACAGCTGCAAAAAAAGATACACTTATCGGTACACTGCCGAACATTGCAGCAGAAGGTACAGGATTGCTTTCGGCCAATAAAATAAGCTCCCTTAGCTCTACAAACCGGAGCAATATGGATTTTGTTGTTACGCTTATAGGTGACAACAGCTTTAAGACACAATGGCTTAAGTTTGTTTCCACTAATTTGTATACGGGCTATGAGAGCAAACTTGACCCGTCAAATTCACAGGCAAAGATGATGGCTGTAAACCGCTTCCTTCAGCCCGAGGACGCGGCGGTGGATAATTCCGGAAATATCTATGTTGCCGATGCGGCTAAAGACAGCATCTTTAAGTTTAATGCCTACGGCGAAGAGCTTCAGTCATTTGGAGGAAGTGCTGTCTTTAAGCATCCGTATGCCGTTGCCGTATATAACAAGATCGTCTATGTGGCCGATACGGATAATAACCGCATCTTGAGATTTGTTCTTTCCACAGACTTGTAAATATGTTTTGCTGCCCCCGTGCGGGCAGCTTTGTTTTAGCTAAAATCTGTTTAACGGGTTCAGATGCTGTAATTACTATGAACTGATTTTCTGCATATTATGTTTTAATTCTGACAGGAAATTCCTTTTCAAACTGAATAAATTTTACTGTTTTATTGAAAAGAAATGGATATTTAGTTAATTTAACATTTATTTATCGAACATTAAGGGAGAAAAATGGGCAATATCGAAGGCAAAGAAGGAAAAATTGTTCAAGTCATCGGCCCTGTTGTTGACGTTGATTTTGAGGATGGATACTTACCAAAGATTTTTAATGCAATAAAAATTCCGCGTATTAACGTGGAAGGTAAAGAAGATGTTTTAGTTGTTGAAGTACAGCAGCACTTAGGTGAAAACAGGGTCAGGACTGTTGCTATGGATACAACAGACGGACTTGTAAGGGGCATGGCAGCTATCGATACAGGGGCCCCGATTACAGTTCCCGTAGGTCCTGAAACTTTAGGCCGTCTTATTAACGTAATTGGCGAAGGCATAGACGGGCTTGGTGAAATTAAAACAAAATTCTCATACCCGATACACCGTCCTGCTCCGAAATTCAAAAATTTAACTACCAGCCAGGAACTCTTCGAAACAGGTATCAAAGTAATCGATCTTCTCGAACCTTATTCAAAAGGCGGTAAAACAGGCCTCTTCGGCGGCGCCGGCGTGGGTAAAACCGTTGTTATTATGGAGCTTATCCATAACGTTGCCTCCCAGCACGGCGGCTATTCTGTCTTTACAGGTGTAGGTGAAAGAACCAGGGAAGGCAATGACCTCTGGCTCGATATGAAGGAGTCGGGCGTTCTGGCTAAAACCTGCCTCGTCTTCGGACAGATGAACGAGCCGCCGGGAGCAAGACTTAGAGTTGGACTAACAGGTCTTACAATGGCTGAGTATTTCCGCGATGAAGAAGGTAAAGACGTGCTCCTCTTTATCGATAATATATTCCGTTTTACACAGGCGGGAAGTGAAGTAAGTGCTCTTTTAGGCAGAATGCCTTCGGCCGTAGGCTACCAGCCGAACCTGGCAACTGAAATGGGCGGCCTTCAGGAAAGAATTACTTCAACCGATAAGGGGTCTGTTACTTCTGTTCAGGCAATTTACGTTCCTGCAGATGACCTTACAGATCCTGCCCCTGCAGCAGCTTTTGCCCACCTGGATGCTACAACAGTGTTAAGCCGCCAGATCTCGGAACTCGGTATCTATCCTGCAGTTGATCCTCTTGAATCAACTTCACGTATACTTGAACCGGGCATCGTGGGACAGGAACACTATGATGTAGCCATGAGAGTAAAGGAAATCCTGCAGTCGTATAAGGACCTTCAGGATATTATAAATATTCTTGGCATGGACGAACTTTCAGAAGACGATAAAATTACTGTAAGACGTGCAAGAAGAATCCAGAGGTTCTTCAGCCAGCCTTTCCACGTAGCCGAACAGTTTACAGGCTATCAGGGAAGATACGTTAAGCTTGAAGATACCGTAAGGAGCTTTAAGGCGATCATCAACGGTGAATATGATGACCTTCCCGAGGCAGCTTTCATGTATGTTGGTACAATTGAAGAAGCAGTAGAAAAAGCCAAAAAAATGCAGTAAAATATGAAAGAATTATTCTTAGAGGTTGTAACACCTTCAAAGGTTGCTTACGCCGGTAATATTAAATCTGTAACTATTCCGGGGACCCTGGGGGGCTTCCAGGTTCTTTATAACCATGCTCCTCTGATCAGTTCTTTTGAAATAGGCCTTATTAAAGTTGTTGATGAGAACAATGGCACGCGCTTCTTTGCTACAGGCGGCGGCACAGTTGAGGTTAAGGACAATAAAATCCTTGCCCTGGCCGAAAGCTTTGAAGAAGCTGTGGAAATTGACGTCGAAAGAGCTAAAAAGGCGATGGAAAGAGCACAGCAGCGTCTTAAGGACAGAAGCCAGCAGTTTGAAGTTGACCAGACACAGGCGGAACTCTCGCGTGCCCTGAACAGAATTAATATTGCTTCGAAACACAGGCCGGCTTCTTTATAATAGCCGCCCTGCAATAATTATTTAAGGATTGAGGCGCCATTAGGTGGAGCCTCAATCCTTTTTCTTTAAAAACGGATGGCCCGGGTTTTAGCGCGGTTTTTCATTTTCATATCTTCTTCCCATGCTTTCGCGTTTGGGAAGGGTTTCATTTTCATATTCAGCCGTAAGCTGGTCTTTTACCTCGATAGAAGAGGGTCTTGTTTCACCTGCAGCGGTTGGCGGTGTTGCTTCGGTCTCTTTTTCATAATTCTTATATGCGTCAATTGCGGCAGCCAGTGCATCTCTGAGCCTGCTGATCTCGTTTTCAATAGTATCCCTCGGAACGTCAACTTTCCCTGATGCGTATCTTTTAGCCTGAGTAAATACGTCCTGCGCCCTGTCGACCCAGCTTGAAGTGACGCTTTTTGTTTCATCAAGCAGCCTCCGGCTCTGGGTTTTAGCTTTGTCCATATAGGTATTCATACCGCGTTTAATTTCCCTTCTGACGCGCCTGCCAGAGACAGGGGTTAAAATCTGGGCTAAAACACCGCCTGCTATACTCCCAACAATCACTCCCACTATCAGATTTTCCTTATTCCTTTTCATAACAGCTTCTCCTTTTCTAATTTGATTATATTCATCCGGCGGATAGAGGGTAACTATAGTAGAATATAAAATATAAACGAGAAGTTCAAGAAGGTTCAACGTCGAACCTGTCTTTCCGTCGAACGTCGAACGTTAAACTAGAAATCGAGCCCCTTTTTTCGTAAATTTACAGATTACATATCTTTTATTCGGTATTGGATTGGTATACAGGATTTTCATTATTATATTATGAAGATCTATGTATTAAGGGCACTGATCCGGAAAGAATTCTCAAAAACTATCTTTAGGAGGGAAAGTGAGCTACGAGTTTACACTGATACCGGGTGACGGAATAGGACCCGATATTACTGAGGCCGCAATTAAGGTTATTGAACACGCCGGAGTTAAAATATACTGGGACGTTCAGACGGCCGGTATGGCCGCAATCGATAAATATAAGGACCCCTTGCCTCAGGCTACTCTGGATTCTATTGCTAAAAATAAAATTGCCCTGAAAGGACCCCTGACTACTCCCGTCGGCAAGGGCTTCAGGAGTGTAAATGTGGCTTTGCGCAAAGAATTCGACCTTTATGTCAATGAACGCCCGGCTAAAACCTACAAGGGCATTAAAACTCTCTACGACCATATTGATATGGTAATTTTCCGTGAAAACCTGGAAGAATTTTACTCGGGAATTGAACATTATATCGATTCTTCGCGTTCTGCTGCAGAGACAATAGGAATTGTAACCAGGCGCGGATGCGAAAGAATACTGAGATTTGCCTTTGAATACGCTAAAAACAGGGGAAGAAAGAAAGTTACCGCAGTCCATAAGGCTAATATTCTGAAGTATACGAGCGGACTTTTCCTCGATATTGCAAGGGAGATTTCAAAGGAATACCCGGATATTCAGTTTAACGACAAAATTATTGACAATATGGCCATGCAGATGGTCTTAAACCCTTACCAGTTTGACGTTATTGTAACAACAAACCTCTTCGGGGATATACTTTCTGACCTTGCAAGCGGACTTGTTGGCGGCCTCGGTATGGCCCCGGGTGCAAACCGCGGGCCCGATGTGTCGCTTTTTGAAGCCGTGCACGGCAGCGCACCTGATATTGCAGGAATGAACCTGGCTAACCCGTGCGCAATTATTCTGGCCTGCGTAATGATGCTAGAATCCATGGGCGAAATGGATACAGCAGGGAGAAT harbors:
- a CDS encoding UPF0164 family protein — its product is MKKLLIIFFVCMLSFEAKAQLFPTLGGQRAGISAVQFLKVGVGGRAASMGDAFVAVANDVSALYWNPAGLIQAPADQVMFSHNEWLVDLKHDFIGGVYHFSSNDAVGVALTSLHTKEMDVTTETQPFGTGEHFTFGDVAFAVSYSRKMTEQFSFGGTVRYVEETLDKLKMRGVMIDLGTYYYTGLGSSRFAVTVSNFGNNMAPDGEVVLWGGRKESQWQSFSPPTIFRIGFAFEPYQSEDQMVTTSIQLNHPNDNSENVSTGIEYKWKNIFFVRGGYKFNVEEQNYSLGAGVRMPLRVADVTFDYAFSNFTRLGSAHRFSLMLGL
- a CDS encoding TonB-dependent receptor, which codes for MKKTILITFFSILLSFQLFSQEKGRIEGKISDAKTKEMLPGVNVIVKGTYYGAQSDASGKFAINSVSTGTYTIEVSFIGYKTVQFTGIKIEANKTKSLDVKLEESALTLDKDVVIIGEKPLVDVEETQSKKTLSRDEIEMAAVENISDLVTQQAGVIKTDNEIHIRGGRSYENALLVDGVSVQDPLSGTGFGLQLSSNALEEVEVITGGYNAEFGQATSGVVNVRTREGGDKFHGYVSYKKDNFGNKVSDHVFNIDILEANLSGPEPFTRMLLPALGINLPGELSFFGSLYMGLSDGITQGYKKASADRLYSSIFYGSRFSPREENSWSGMGKLTYKLTPTMKLVYSYNRSVDINQNSQSLQSNLEYVEPSPGYQYEFQNILDNANVYTHDNIYNTLTWTHTLNSKTFYELKMGKYFTHLRSDANGLNWKDYIEPKDITNFPLEYYNTGRDTIGVIPGDGFWDVGNPYTWHDHYFEEFSVKGDLTSFFDEKNKFKAGFNLSLTEMQLLDIYKPWIGTMGLNNDYYKVYPATGAFYAQDNINFSGMILNFGLRMDYWFPGKYVDDAVANPDVVTIPDQIRKEYYEDTYKFFGNRRFKARLSPRLGISHPISDNQTLFFSYGHFSKWPKPQYVYAKLSPSSAKSSFQKFGNPNLNPETTVAYELGLKTQFSENDVMTVTAYYKDIFDYISTRSAVITSARFASQSFITYTNQDYARARGLEFEYKKRIGKSFNAVGSLSYAIVTGKSSSADEGALVVRGDLNESIKENYTGWDRPLTGSLVMNFYVQKDEPLFGFAPGLLDDYNIYLKFFYESGKRYTAELFTGSYAQDGKPEYRTDISNRYGMIAKDWYWVDLNVEKYFTLAGLKMSVFMEVNNLLDTKNSAIINPVTGRAYEYGDPVPNSWNDPRYPDLQAPLNPYPDNPARYLTRRNIKFGLSLKF
- a CDS encoding NAD-dependent isocitrate dehydrogenase, coding for MSYEFTLIPGDGIGPDITEAAIKVIEHAGVKIYWDVQTAGMAAIDKYKDPLPQATLDSIAKNKIALKGPLTTPVGKGFRSVNVALRKEFDLYVNERPAKTYKGIKTLYDHIDMVIFRENLEEFYSGIEHYIDSSRSAAETIGIVTRRGCERILRFAFEYAKNRGRKKVTAVHKANILKYTSGLFLDIAREISKEYPDIQFNDKIIDNMAMQMVLNPYQFDVIVTTNLFGDILSDLASGLVGGLGMAPGANRGPDVSLFEAVHGSAPDIAGMNLANPCAIILACVMMLESMGEMDTAGRIEKAVAAVIAEGKYVTRDINPDNYVGTKEITNAIIRELDKQ
- the atpC gene encoding ATP synthase F1 subunit epsilon, which encodes MKELFLEVVTPSKVAYAGNIKSVTIPGTLGGFQVLYNHAPLISSFEIGLIKVVDENNGTRFFATGGGTVEVKDNKILALAESFEEAVEIDVERAKKAMERAQQRLKDRSQQFEVDQTQAELSRALNRINIASKHRPASL
- a CDS encoding YtxH domain-containing protein, with product MKRNKENLIVGVIVGSIAGGVLAQILTPVSGRRVRREIKRGMNTYMDKAKTQSRRLLDETKSVTSSWVDRAQDVFTQAKRYASGKVDVPRDTIENEISRLRDALAAAIDAYKNYEKETEATPPTAAGETRPSSIEVKDQLTAEYENETLPKRESMGRRYENEKPR
- the atpD gene encoding F0F1 ATP synthase subunit beta, which encodes MGNIEGKEGKIVQVIGPVVDVDFEDGYLPKIFNAIKIPRINVEGKEDVLVVEVQQHLGENRVRTVAMDTTDGLVRGMAAIDTGAPITVPVGPETLGRLINVIGEGIDGLGEIKTKFSYPIHRPAPKFKNLTTSQELFETGIKVIDLLEPYSKGGKTGLFGGAGVGKTVVIMELIHNVASQHGGYSVFTGVGERTREGNDLWLDMKESGVLAKTCLVFGQMNEPPGARLRVGLTGLTMAEYFRDEEGKDVLLFIDNIFRFTQAGSEVSALLGRMPSAVGYQPNLATEMGGLQERITSTDKGSVTSVQAIYVPADDLTDPAPAAAFAHLDATTVLSRQISELGIYPAVDPLESTSRILEPGIVGQEHYDVAMRVKEILQSYKDLQDIINILGMDELSEDDKITVRRARRIQRFFSQPFHVAEQFTGYQGRYVKLEDTVRSFKAIINGEYDDLPEAAFMYVGTIEEAVEKAKKMQ